A window of Haliscomenobacter hydrossis DSM 1100 contains these coding sequences:
- a CDS encoding gliding motility-associated C-terminal domain-containing protein has translation MYAKIQIAIALVFLGLSSISSHAQGLCKGSLGANIFSRGDFGSGFPNIAPNPGIAPGYSYSASTPPNDGLYVITNGNTSWGSFSASSWVKTKDRSNDPNGYFMVVNASFQPGLFYQDTVTVCGNTTYQFSADIINLMLPSFTTYIKPNLSFLVDGKEQYSSGEVVQDGQWHTYGFSFTTPANATRIVLSLRNNAPGGLGNDLGLDNISFFPCGPNIKMPDTSLICASELFKLTPVIEINDPNSLAYQWQRSDDQGKNWNPITGANKLSIDIVQPRSGQTFRLAAAASATQLNNPSCNYFSYSTVLEIKKAPRPKAIFICPGGSVNLLGKEYRDTGYFDIVLKTPQGCDSIVTHHIMMEDLSGFRIKGDSIICPENFSVLDAGNFAQYRWSTGATSSTISIEAPGKFGVSVTSIHGCSAAHSTDIKARELNGTMTGTDPNCANGKDGMIAITKVSGVNRPLVYTLNGKDFQPESTFSGLSAGTYQATVQASPACKLTRPVTLQNPESFELVELGNLSLKQFDSLQLMPRANQAIGSYRWSPSAGLSCSDCAEPFAQPLRSGSFKLIASSLKGCIDSTSVTFDVILRHNTFAPNAFSPNDDGENDYFTLFCDRGIARIAHLSIFDRWGNELFRVQNGMPNGQDTRWDGTARGEFAAEGLYVWRADIEFVDGEKASRSGEVLLLR, from the coding sequence ATGTACGCCAAGATTCAGATCGCAATTGCCCTGGTGTTTTTAGGTTTAAGTTCCATTTCCAGTCATGCACAAGGTTTATGTAAAGGTTCCTTGGGGGCAAATATTTTCAGTCGGGGAGACTTTGGCAGTGGGTTCCCCAATATCGCGCCCAATCCTGGGATTGCCCCGGGGTACAGCTACAGTGCCTCTACTCCACCCAACGATGGGCTTTACGTCATTACGAACGGCAATACCAGTTGGGGATCATTCTCGGCTTCCTCCTGGGTCAAAACCAAAGACCGCAGCAACGACCCCAATGGTTATTTTATGGTGGTCAATGCCAGCTTTCAGCCGGGTTTGTTTTATCAGGATACCGTGACGGTATGTGGCAATACGACTTATCAATTCTCGGCAGACATCATCAACCTGATGCTACCCAGCTTCACCACTTACATCAAGCCCAACCTGTCTTTTTTAGTAGATGGCAAAGAACAGTACAGCAGTGGAGAAGTGGTACAGGATGGCCAATGGCATACCTATGGTTTTTCCTTCACCACGCCTGCCAACGCAACCCGCATCGTCCTTTCGCTCCGCAACAATGCTCCGGGAGGACTAGGCAATGACCTGGGTTTGGACAACATCTCGTTTTTCCCTTGTGGACCCAACATCAAAATGCCCGACACCAGCCTCATTTGCGCCAGCGAGCTATTTAAATTGACTCCGGTAATCGAGATCAACGACCCCAATTCTCTGGCTTATCAATGGCAACGCAGTGATGACCAGGGCAAAAACTGGAATCCCATCACGGGGGCCAATAAATTGAGTATCGACATTGTACAACCTCGTTCGGGGCAAACTTTCCGTTTGGCGGCGGCAGCCAGTGCTACCCAATTGAACAATCCCTCCTGCAATTATTTTTCTTATTCTACGGTTTTGGAAATAAAAAAAGCACCCCGTCCAAAAGCAATTTTTATTTGTCCGGGAGGAAGCGTCAACTTGCTGGGAAAAGAATATCGCGACACGGGCTATTTCGACATCGTGCTCAAAACCCCTCAAGGCTGTGATAGCATCGTTACCCATCACATCATGATGGAAGACTTAAGCGGATTCCGAATCAAGGGCGACAGCATCATCTGCCCCGAGAATTTTTCGGTGCTCGATGCGGGCAATTTTGCGCAATACCGCTGGTCTACCGGAGCAACGAGCTCCACGATCAGCATCGAAGCTCCAGGCAAATTTGGAGTGTCCGTCACTTCCATCCACGGTTGCTCAGCGGCCCATTCCACAGACATTAAAGCCCGTGAGCTGAACGGAACCATGACCGGAACCGACCCCAATTGCGCCAATGGCAAAGACGGAATGATTGCCATCACGAAGGTAAGTGGCGTCAACCGCCCCCTGGTATATACCTTGAACGGCAAAGATTTTCAGCCTGAATCCACCTTTAGCGGTCTTTCAGCGGGCACTTACCAGGCTACGGTACAAGCCAGTCCGGCTTGTAAACTGACCCGTCCGGTAACCTTGCAGAATCCGGAATCTTTTGAACTGGTCGAGCTGGGAAACCTGAGTCTTAAACAATTTGATAGCCTGCAACTTATGCCACGTGCCAATCAGGCCATTGGCAGCTACCGTTGGTCACCCTCCGCAGGGCTGAGCTGTAGCGACTGTGCCGAACCATTTGCACAACCCTTGCGCAGTGGCAGTTTTAAGTTGATCGCCAGTAGTTTGAAAGGTTGTATCGATTCTACGAGCGTAACTTTTGACGTCATCCTGCGGCACAATACTTTTGCCCCCAACGCATTTTCACCCAACGATGATGGTGAAAACGATTATTTTACCCTTTTCTGTGACCGGGGGATTGCCCGAATTGCCCACTTAAGTATCTTCGACCGCTGGGGGAATGAGCTTTTTCGGGTACAAAACGGAATGCCCAACGGCCAGGATACCCGCTGGGATGGTACTGCGCGTGGCGAATTTGCTGCTGAAGGCCTCTACGTTTGGCGTGCCGACATTGAATTTGTGGATGGAGAAAAAGCCAGCCGCAGTGGTGAAGTATTGCTTTTGCGCTAA
- a CDS encoding PAS domain S-box protein: MEKSLNTGKDQLLEERNARLRAEALLLEKEQLIIQLSQQNESLHTQLSSLDDLKQELHYVQEIVNNAQDIVFISDYQGIFRYINPAAAQLLGFAMDEMSGKHFSALIREDYAEIIRAQYRDQVKNRLASSYLEFPVKNAEEREMWLGQQVSFVYHGDKLFEAHSIARDITTLRTAGERLRKSEEKYRSIMENMELGLLEVDSTAKIIRAYPRFCEMVGYPEEELVGKDPKALFSPQGFLDRAQQEEVKFLKGKSVIWEAPLRKKNGSIMWTLINNTPIYNDQGALVGTLGIHLDITEQKLLQVDLERTRQEAEQARDAEKAFLANISHEIRNPINSIVGMTNLLYDTYLSEEQLEYVNTLKYSADLLHALVSDVLDISKIEQGKMEPQLEDFDFFEMAKAMCKTFEFRLSQRPIQFQCEVSPSVPQRFRSDSTFINQILINLMNNAFKFTEEGTISCLAEAKFIDQQQWIEFIVKDTGIGIPPDRLPFIFERFNQAGKANKVQRDGTGLGLPITKQLVELLGGNIKVQSTPGVGTTFNILLPIEPALEPSLHPSEKSERQIDGAKDRLHVLIVEDNPMNRRYLENLMQKWGLSYTAADDGQTALHFLKKERFDLILMDIRMPILDGYETTLRLRHASKNHNQHVPIIALTASALLDEKEKALQAGMNHHLSKPFTPEQLQDALRQFFPGFSQHNSHSTTLGKALNRHELTELYDNDTHYMQEIFQIFVQTIPLELAQMRTFLEAERWKDFAAKAHKIKPSFQMVGLGELSTHVALLERAKTDFNPADLARDFVAFEKAVVHGLKLVQDELKALT, encoded by the coding sequence ATGGAGAAAAGTTTGAACACTGGTAAAGATCAATTACTTGAAGAAAGGAATGCTCGTTTGCGCGCAGAGGCATTGCTTTTGGAAAAAGAGCAATTGATCATCCAGCTCAGTCAACAAAATGAAAGCCTCCATACTCAACTGTCTTCCTTGGATGACCTGAAACAAGAATTGCATTACGTACAAGAAATTGTCAACAATGCCCAGGACATTGTCTTCATCTCCGATTACCAGGGCATTTTTCGCTACATTAACCCGGCTGCGGCCCAATTACTGGGCTTTGCAATGGATGAGATGTCGGGGAAACATTTTTCAGCATTGATTCGAGAAGATTATGCCGAGATCATTCGCGCACAGTACCGTGATCAGGTAAAAAACCGCCTCGCCAGCAGCTACCTCGAATTTCCGGTAAAAAACGCCGAGGAACGCGAAATGTGGCTGGGGCAACAGGTAAGTTTCGTGTACCACGGTGACAAACTATTTGAGGCCCATTCCATTGCACGGGACATTACCACCTTGCGAACCGCCGGGGAACGCTTGCGCAAAAGTGAAGAAAAATACCGGAGCATTATGGAGAACATGGAATTGGGCCTGTTAGAGGTCGATTCCACAGCAAAAATCATCCGGGCCTACCCCCGCTTTTGTGAAATGGTTGGATACCCGGAGGAAGAACTCGTTGGAAAAGACCCCAAAGCCCTGTTTTCTCCCCAGGGATTTCTCGACCGGGCACAACAAGAAGAAGTCAAATTTTTGAAAGGAAAATCGGTGATTTGGGAAGCTCCCTTGCGCAAAAAAAATGGGAGCATCATGTGGACCCTCATCAACAATACCCCGATATACAACGACCAGGGAGCATTAGTCGGCACTTTGGGCATTCATCTGGACATTACCGAGCAAAAATTATTGCAGGTGGATTTGGAGCGTACCCGCCAGGAAGCGGAACAAGCCAGAGATGCCGAAAAAGCCTTTTTGGCCAACATCAGTCATGAAATCCGCAACCCGATCAACTCCATCGTCGGGATGACCAATCTGCTCTACGATACTTACTTGAGTGAAGAACAATTGGAGTACGTCAATACGCTAAAGTACTCAGCGGATTTATTGCACGCCCTGGTGAGTGATGTACTCGATATTTCCAAAATTGAGCAGGGCAAAATGGAGCCTCAACTGGAGGATTTTGATTTTTTTGAAATGGCCAAAGCCATGTGCAAAACCTTTGAATTCCGGTTGTCTCAACGCCCCATTCAATTTCAATGCGAAGTTTCCCCCTCCGTTCCCCAGCGTTTTCGCAGCGACTCCACCTTTATCAATCAAATTTTGATCAATCTCATGAACAATGCCTTCAAATTCACCGAAGAGGGCACGATCAGTTGCTTGGCGGAGGCAAAGTTTATCGACCAACAACAGTGGATTGAATTCATCGTAAAAGATACTGGCATTGGCATTCCTCCAGATCGGCTGCCCTTTATTTTTGAACGATTCAATCAAGCTGGTAAAGCGAATAAGGTTCAGCGGGATGGCACCGGATTGGGTTTGCCCATCACCAAACAACTCGTTGAATTGCTGGGAGGGAACATCAAGGTACAAAGTACTCCGGGAGTAGGGACCACCTTCAACATTTTGCTGCCTATCGAACCGGCCTTGGAGCCATCGTTGCATCCATCCGAAAAGAGTGAACGCCAAATCGATGGCGCTAAAGATCGCCTGCATGTCCTGATTGTGGAAGACAACCCCATGAATCGCAGGTATTTGGAAAACCTGATGCAGAAATGGGGTTTGAGTTATACCGCTGCTGATGATGGCCAAACCGCACTCCACTTTTTGAAAAAAGAGCGATTCGACCTGATCTTGATGGACATCCGTATGCCCATTCTGGATGGTTATGAAACCACGCTACGCCTGCGCCATGCCAGCAAAAACCACAATCAACATGTGCCGATTATTGCGTTGACCGCCTCGGCATTGTTGGATGAAAAAGAGAAAGCGCTACAGGCCGGGATGAATCATCATTTGTCGAAACCCTTTACCCCCGAGCAGTTGCAGGATGCATTGAGGCAGTTTTTTCCTGGATTTTCCCAGCACAACAGTCATTCCACAACTTTGGGTAAGGCCCTCAATCGCCATGAACTGACCGAGCTGTACGATAACGATACCCATTACATGCAGGAGATTTTTCAAATCTTCGTACAAACCATACCCCTGGAATTGGCCCAAATGCGTACGTTCCTGGAAGCCGAACGATGGAAAGATTTTGCCGCCAAAGCCCACAAAAT
- a CDS encoding TlpA family protein disulfide reductase, whose translation MKSRILFFVATLMAAVGLQAQTLQCSPEKPVAGETVTLSYDQSKTILVNEKELKATALLLNNNPTGDRFQIEDVEFTAEKGVFKAKLSIPAHVNVFYIAFANEVDGAKDNNKGQGYGFALYQADRKKILPGTKGNIGLVKGRYASFANVERNPAEAFALIVEEFEATPSSRKDPVLLSFCAVEGKRNKNEAMVAEAKKMAEALVMDNKASEQDLFTAYQTYRVLDEKAALAPLTEKIKKKYPKGLLVRSEKMEALSMEKDLSKKVALYESLSALPFTAAEKPALQGVVSSLASGFLMKKDWPNFEKYLSPITDKIRKASMLNSAAWSLCGEGIVKEVSTADAVLSAKYSKQSIDLIKSLQAAKNRADIPFNKSPKQMKEDSKAYLGMFSDTYAVSLYRTGKYTEALEYQQAYNETQKFSDPETNERYCIYLEKAKGGKEAEAMLEKLITKGAASEAMKTQFVRLFQANNSPEAAAQRYLNNLELEAKANKKEELRKKMIDREAPDFKLRNLKGEEVALSSLKGKVVILDFWATWCGPCKASFPGMQKSLEASKDRSDVVFLFIDTWEKGDNKEKAAAEFIEKNQYNFNVLMDNDDKVVGSYKVEGIPTKFIVGKDGRIKFMSVGFNGTETLIEEVAAMIDLASEVKP comes from the coding sequence ATGAAATCACGAATCCTGTTTTTTGTCGCAACTTTAATGGCTGCAGTGGGTTTACAAGCACAAACCCTACAATGTTCCCCCGAAAAGCCAGTTGCTGGCGAAACCGTTACCCTTTCCTATGACCAATCCAAAACGATACTCGTCAATGAAAAAGAATTAAAAGCTACTGCCCTGTTGTTGAACAACAACCCAACCGGCGATCGCTTTCAAATCGAAGACGTGGAATTTACCGCAGAAAAAGGCGTATTCAAAGCAAAACTGAGCATTCCTGCCCATGTCAATGTCTTTTACATTGCTTTTGCCAATGAGGTAGATGGCGCAAAAGACAACAACAAAGGTCAAGGGTATGGTTTTGCATTGTACCAGGCAGACCGAAAAAAAATATTGCCTGGCACCAAGGGCAACATCGGTTTAGTCAAAGGTCGGTATGCATCTTTTGCCAATGTGGAGCGCAATCCAGCCGAGGCATTTGCCTTGATTGTGGAAGAATTTGAAGCCACCCCTTCATCGCGCAAAGATCCCGTACTGCTCTCTTTTTGTGCTGTAGAAGGAAAGCGCAACAAGAATGAGGCGATGGTAGCTGAAGCTAAAAAAATGGCCGAGGCATTGGTTATGGACAACAAAGCCAGCGAACAAGACCTATTCACCGCGTATCAAACCTATAGGGTACTAGATGAAAAAGCTGCGTTAGCGCCTTTGACGGAAAAAATCAAAAAGAAATATCCTAAGGGGCTCCTGGTGCGCAGCGAAAAAATGGAAGCGCTGAGCATGGAAAAAGACCTCAGCAAAAAAGTAGCGTTGTACGAGTCTTTGTCGGCTCTGCCTTTTACAGCTGCGGAAAAACCAGCCTTGCAAGGGGTTGTTTCCAGCTTGGCCAGTGGTTTTTTAATGAAAAAAGATTGGCCGAATTTTGAAAAATACCTCAGTCCGATTACCGACAAAATCAGGAAGGCATCTATGCTGAACAGTGCGGCCTGGAGTCTTTGTGGGGAAGGCATCGTCAAAGAAGTGAGTACCGCCGATGCAGTTTTGTCTGCCAAATATTCCAAACAATCCATTGACCTGATTAAGTCATTACAAGCAGCAAAAAACCGCGCTGATATCCCTTTCAATAAGAGCCCCAAACAAATGAAAGAGGATTCAAAGGCTTATTTAGGCATGTTCTCAGACACTTATGCAGTGTCTTTGTACCGTACTGGCAAATACACCGAAGCACTGGAATACCAGCAGGCCTACAATGAAACCCAAAAATTCAGCGATCCAGAAACCAATGAACGGTACTGCATCTACCTGGAAAAAGCCAAAGGGGGTAAAGAAGCCGAAGCCATGTTGGAAAAACTGATCACCAAAGGAGCCGCCTCGGAGGCCATGAAAACTCAGTTTGTACGCTTGTTCCAAGCCAACAACAGTCCTGAAGCTGCTGCACAGCGCTACTTGAACAACCTGGAACTGGAAGCCAAAGCCAATAAAAAAGAGGAATTGCGCAAAAAAATGATCGACCGCGAAGCCCCCGATTTTAAACTTCGCAACCTCAAGGGGGAAGAAGTCGCGCTGAGCAGTTTAAAAGGCAAAGTGGTGATCCTCGATTTTTGGGCAACCTGGTGTGGTCCTTGCAAAGCTTCTTTCCCCGGGATGCAAAAATCCCTAGAGGCCAGTAAAGACCGCAGTGACGTGGTCTTCCTTTTCATCGATACCTGGGAAAAAGGCGACAACAAAGAAAAAGCTGCCGCTGAGTTCATCGAAAAAAACCAATACAACTTCAATGTCTTGATGGACAATGACGATAAAGTGGTAGGAAGTTACAAAGTAGAGGGCATTCCTACCAAATTCATCGTAGGCAAAGATGGCCGCATCAAATTCATGAGCGTTGGGTTCAATGGAACGGAAACCCTCATTGAAGAAGTAGCTGCCATGATCGATTTGGCTAGCGAGGTCAAGCCCTAG